The following are encoded together in the Proteiniphilum saccharofermentans genome:
- a CDS encoding type II toxin-antitoxin system antitoxin SocA domain-containing protein: MLSPFTEKEMFVRKEWREMTFRKEIFKICFHSWKCEDTGEEFEDEHFAQLNYDQVINQYREKYNIPYPDEIKSIREKYDLSAIKMSHVLGFGDNTYRQYEAGEVPTQANARLIQMAADPRKFLDMIDLSHALEGSAIEKARHNAERLINKADKEETVVRNYLFDGKRRSRFTGFGKPDFEKFVEMIIYFCTHQRPWKTKLNKLLFYADFTFFKEYGVSISGSEYYAIDMGPVPDNFNSIFEHLAKMELLKVHNKTFPDGGVGEKYLPAREFNDNLFQQQELEMLQSINDKFKDLSTQEMVDLSHEEIGWQQNVDNPHQPIDYLYAFELKN, encoded by the coding sequence ATGTTAAGTCCGTTTACAGAGAAAGAAATGTTCGTTCGGAAGGAATGGCGTGAGATGACATTCCGGAAAGAAATCTTCAAGATTTGTTTTCATTCCTGGAAGTGTGAAGATACGGGTGAAGAGTTCGAGGATGAACATTTCGCACAATTGAATTACGATCAGGTCATCAATCAATATAGGGAGAAATATAATATTCCCTATCCCGATGAGATAAAATCCATACGGGAAAAATATGATCTGTCGGCAATAAAGATGTCGCATGTCTTGGGATTCGGAGACAACACATACCGGCAATATGAAGCGGGAGAGGTGCCTACACAAGCCAATGCCCGATTGATCCAGATGGCTGCCGACCCGAGAAAATTTCTCGATATGATTGATCTTTCTCACGCATTGGAAGGTAGTGCTATAGAAAAAGCAAGACACAATGCGGAGAGATTGATTAATAAGGCTGATAAGGAAGAAACAGTAGTCAGAAACTATCTTTTCGACGGCAAACGGCGAAGTCGGTTCACCGGATTTGGCAAACCGGATTTTGAGAAATTTGTGGAAATGATTATCTATTTCTGCACCCATCAACGACCGTGGAAAACGAAATTGAACAAGTTATTGTTTTATGCGGATTTTACCTTTTTCAAAGAATATGGTGTCTCCATAAGTGGATCGGAGTATTACGCGATTGATATGGGGCCTGTTCCGGATAATTTTAATAGTATTTTCGAACATCTGGCAAAAATGGAACTGTTGAAAGTGCATAACAAGACATTCCCGGATGGGGGAGTGGGGGAAAAGTATCTTCCTGCAAGAGAATTCAATGATAATTTGTTCCAACAGCAGGAACTGGAAATGCTGCAAAGTATTAATGACAAATTCAAAGATCTCTCTACCCAGGAAATGGTTGATTTAAGCCACGAAGAGATTGGTTGGCAACAGAATGTGGATAATCCGCATCAACCAATTGACTATTTGTATGCATTTGAGTTAAAGAATTAG
- a CDS encoding FecR family protein: protein MQADKYKNYTATDFLKDKDFIRWQLFNGEEDMLFWNDVVEKYPFLTLPIEEAVILYKDNIRFNDFSMSRPEISECIISLQNQICYKKKRRTSKRIVLSISAIAASVAIIISLPLLFDKGNNVQDISTFARTLPDNSDFYSSDTKLILSENNTVVLNNKESSIQYEEDGIKADDNLILKEESAPYNQLITPYGKRSVITFSDGTKAWVNAGSRLVYPAEFNKGKREIYVDGEIYVEVCEDKKRPFVIKTSQMDIEVLGTKFNVSAYEADKTNSVVLLSGSVSISSNSRNKNIILKPDQMYSDIKGSHTVENVDASIYILWTQGLYQFESEKLANIVTRLERYYGIRIECDAAITELKCSGKLDLKDDMNKLLDELSRALPITYRKNNDGSYTINTIS from the coding sequence ATGCAGGCAGATAAATATAAAAACTATACCGCAACAGATTTCCTTAAAGACAAGGATTTTATCAGGTGGCAGCTCTTCAACGGTGAAGAAGACATGCTGTTTTGGAACGATGTTGTTGAAAAGTATCCGTTTCTGACATTGCCGATAGAAGAGGCTGTTATCCTGTATAAGGACAATATCAGGTTCAATGATTTCAGCATGTCCCGTCCGGAAATATCAGAGTGCATAATTTCACTGCAAAACCAAATCTGTTATAAAAAGAAAAGAAGAACCTCAAAGCGTATTGTTTTGAGTATATCCGCCATAGCCGCGAGTGTTGCTATCATCATATCCCTGCCGCTTCTCTTCGACAAAGGCAATAATGTGCAGGATATTTCAACCTTTGCCCGGACATTACCCGACAATAGCGATTTCTATTCGTCCGACACTAAATTGATCCTGTCGGAAAACAACACTGTCGTTTTAAACAATAAGGAATCTTCCATCCAATACGAAGAAGATGGGATAAAAGCTGATGACAATCTTATTCTAAAGGAAGAGTCGGCTCCTTATAACCAGTTGATCACACCTTATGGGAAACGTTCCGTCATAACTTTCTCCGACGGGACAAAAGCATGGGTGAATGCGGGCAGCAGGCTTGTATATCCTGCCGAATTCAACAAAGGAAAAAGGGAGATCTATGTGGATGGGGAAATCTATGTAGAGGTTTGTGAAGATAAGAAACGCCCGTTTGTGATAAAAACGAGTCAGATGGATATCGAGGTATTGGGTACGAAGTTTAACGTGTCGGCATATGAAGCCGATAAAACAAATAGTGTTGTCCTGTTATCCGGGTCGGTAAGTATTTCTTCCAACTCGCGAAACAAGAATATCATCCTGAAACCGGATCAAATGTATTCCGATATCAAAGGCTCCCATACCGTTGAAAACGTGGATGCCAGCATCTATATTTTATGGACACAAGGATTATATCAGTTCGAAAGTGAGAAATTGGCAAATATCGTCACCCGCCTTGAGCGGTATTACGGCATACGGATCGAATGCGATGCCGCCATAACAGAACTGAAATGCTCCGGGAAACTCGACCTGAAAGACGACATGAACAAATTGCTGGATGAATTATCCCGTGCATTACCCATCACATATAGGAAAAATAATGACGGAAGTTATACGATAAATACAATATCCTGA
- a CDS encoding malate dehydrogenase encodes MSFLTNDKLTIVGAAGMIGSNMVQTAAMMRLTPNICLYDPFALGLEGVVEEMRHCGFEGVNFTYSTDVKEAFTGSKYMISSGGAPRKDGMTREDLLKGNAEIAAQLGKDIKEYCPDLKHLTIIFNPADITGLVALIYSGLKPSQVTTLAALDSTRLQSELAKHFGVEQSKVTGARTYGGHGEQMAVFASTAKVDGKPLTELIGTDALTNEQWAELKTRVTKGGANIIKLRGRSSFQSPSYTSVEMIRATMGGESFRWPAGCYVNSQGFEHIMMAMETTLDKNGVSFGEVKGTDAEIAELKQSYGHLVKLRDEVIAMGTIPPVDQWSSVNPNL; translated from the coding sequence ATGAGCTTTCTGACGAACGACAAATTAACGATTGTAGGAGCTGCCGGCATGATCGGTTCCAATATGGTGCAAACAGCAGCCATGATGCGTTTAACGCCCAATATCTGCCTTTATGACCCGTTTGCATTGGGTCTAGAAGGAGTAGTGGAGGAGATGCGCCATTGTGGCTTCGAAGGAGTAAACTTCACTTACTCCACAGATGTGAAAGAAGCTTTCACCGGTTCCAAGTACATGATCTCTTCAGGTGGTGCACCCCGTAAGGACGGTATGACCCGTGAAGACCTGCTGAAAGGCAATGCGGAAATCGCTGCCCAACTGGGAAAAGATATCAAGGAATATTGCCCCGACCTGAAACATCTGACCATCATCTTCAACCCGGCTGATATTACCGGACTGGTAGCCCTGATCTATTCAGGATTGAAACCGTCTCAAGTAACTACATTGGCGGCGTTGGACAGCACCCGTCTGCAAAGCGAACTGGCAAAACATTTCGGCGTGGAGCAGAGCAAAGTGACCGGTGCCCGCACCTATGGCGGTCACGGCGAACAGATGGCTGTTTTCGCTTCTACTGCCAAAGTGGACGGCAAACCGCTTACTGAACTGATCGGAACTGATGCTCTCACTAATGAACAATGGGCTGAATTAAAAACACGCGTAACCAAAGGTGGTGCCAATATCATCAAACTGCGCGGCCGTTCTTCTTTCCAGAGCCCCTCTTACACTTCTGTTGAGATGATCCGTGCCACCATGGGTGGTGAATCTTTCCGTTGGCCGGCCGGATGCTATGTGAATAGTCAGGGATTCGAGCATATCATGATGGCAATGGAGACCACGCTGGATAAAAATGGTGTTTCATTCGGTGAAGTGAAAGGGACCGATGCCGAAATAGCCGAACTGAAACAGAGCTACGGACACCTGGTGAAACTGCGCGACGAAGTGATCGCCATGGGTACTATCCCTCCGGTAGATCAGTGGAGTAGCGTAAATCCGAATCTGTAA
- a CDS encoding DUF1858 domain-containing protein has protein sequence MSRDRIDITPDTKVAELLKNYPELEGIILQFSPAFAALKNPVLRNTVAKATSLQQAAKVGNVNVVDMVNTLRKEAGMPELGDDFCPDGEEMSVPFSQEIPETPVTFTLDVRPIIAAGDHPKDLVITEAEKLSPGECMELISPFPPAPLINLLQKRGFKVTMLAPEKGMVRTFVKR, from the coding sequence ATGAGCAGAGATAGAATAGATATCACACCCGACACAAAGGTGGCTGAACTACTGAAGAATTATCCGGAATTAGAGGGGATCATTCTTCAGTTCTCACCCGCTTTCGCAGCACTGAAAAACCCGGTGCTACGAAATACAGTGGCTAAAGCAACTTCGCTGCAGCAGGCTGCCAAAGTGGGTAATGTCAATGTAGTAGACATGGTAAACACATTACGGAAAGAAGCCGGAATGCCTGAATTGGGGGACGATTTTTGTCCTGACGGGGAAGAGATGTCTGTTCCTTTTTCACAGGAAATTCCCGAAACGCCCGTTACATTTACATTAGATGTACGTCCCATCATTGCAGCCGGAGATCATCCCAAAGACCTGGTTATTACAGAAGCTGAAAAGTTGTCTCCCGGCGAATGTATGGAATTGATTTCCCCCTTTCCTCCGGCCCCACTGATCAATCTACTGCAAAAAAGGGGATTCAAGGTCACCATGCTTGCACCGGAGAAGGGAATGGTAAGAACTTTTGTGAAGAGGTAA
- a CDS encoding TonB-dependent receptor has translation MTKNKHLGLKKANIRRTCRIMRVFFLFLTLGISVCFSNNSYSQSTKISLNLKNKTVKQVLSEIERNSEFIFFYQDDILDVNKRVTVNTDNGTIEQILKDVLSATDNTYFISDRSIYIIKKTLDNIVHEEDIVQQQKKTITGTIIDKDGESIIGANIVEKGTTNGTVTDVNGKFSLNVEDDAILHISYIGYLAQDINIAGQTYLKIILQEDTQALDELVVIGYGTMRKSDLTGSVVRADFEKFRDQPNISILQSLHGSVAGLNVSQITQAGSNPSFSIRGRTSISGEQQPLIILDGVIFRGNLIDLNPDDIDQIDILKDNSAAAVYGSQAANGVIIITSKSGEGKNMKPLINYSASYSLQSPTVEFIPGNGADFIKKNTQIEWKQSRTPESGYLEPRPDYNVSATFKTNEQLENYLNGRETDWYNLLTNDHIYVNSHNLSLSNRTEYLNYFISLGYTDQQGYMINEKYKRYNARINVDNKLTDWLTIGVQTFGSISDNSGMVPSTSDRYLMPFEAAYAEDGSLNPLIEGRSVSPLVEAEADNLDKRYNIFGNLYATIDFPFLKGLSYKFNFSNNLRTTRNYYFQPYSNNFQGRGQKSYSYLHDMSSDNILSFKRRFNRIHNLDVTLLYGFEKRKNDYTDARSSVFINDILGYNSLQSGSSDLQETISGAWEEQSLYSMARLFYSLYDKYMMTATVRRDGFSGFSENNKFGVFPSLALGWVASEETFFENFLGVMNYLKIRGSYGSIGNRTVGRYQTLAKVDGGFRYVNSSGTPVYAKSISDLASPNLKWETTTGLNLGVDFGFFDSRISGQIEYYNNNTRDLLYSVDIPSIGRFSKFPDNLGKIHNHGIEITLSTINIKETDFSWTSDFTFSRNRDELKELLGFDNDGDGKEDDLISEGLFIGHPLSTIYHYQVTGKLYQIGDDIPATADIGSQEIVDQNNDGKIDPENDKIILGYGEPSYRFSISNQFTYKNWSLSVFINSVQGGKDYYYAMDNIHYQTLGTGFSNSEDVYGQHYQLNFPTGLDYWLPENPNARYPRVGTAISSNLLATSFVQRNFVRLQDVSLSYKVEKKYLNKFNLENLRFFISGKNLYTWTKWPGWDPETGSGISRNGRPVLKSYTFGLNLEF, from the coding sequence ATGACAAAAAACAAACACCTTGGCTTAAAAAAAGCTAATATTAGACGAACATGTCGAATTATGAGAGTATTTTTTTTATTCTTGACACTAGGTATTAGCGTCTGCTTTTCCAATAACAGTTATTCCCAGTCGACAAAGATATCCCTTAATCTGAAAAATAAGACGGTCAAACAGGTCTTGTCCGAAATAGAAAGGAACAGTGAATTTATTTTCTTTTATCAGGACGATATTCTCGATGTGAACAAGAGAGTTACGGTAAATACCGATAACGGGACAATTGAGCAAATCCTAAAAGACGTTCTCAGTGCTACCGATAATACTTATTTTATTTCTGACCGTTCAATTTACATTATAAAAAAGACTTTGGATAATATTGTGCATGAAGAAGATATTGTACAACAACAAAAAAAGACAATTACCGGTACCATTATCGATAAAGACGGAGAATCCATTATCGGTGCCAATATTGTGGAAAAAGGGACTACAAATGGGACGGTGACGGATGTGAATGGAAAGTTTTCCCTGAATGTGGAAGACGACGCCATACTCCATATTTCGTATATCGGTTATTTGGCACAGGATATCAATATAGCAGGTCAAACCTATTTAAAAATTATTTTACAGGAAGATACACAAGCATTGGATGAACTGGTTGTGATTGGTTATGGTACAATGAGGAAGAGTGATTTGACTGGCTCTGTAGTTAGAGCAGACTTTGAAAAATTCCGAGATCAACCTAATATTTCTATTTTACAGTCATTGCATGGTTCGGTAGCAGGCTTGAATGTAAGTCAAATTACGCAAGCAGGTTCCAACCCAAGTTTCTCAATTCGTGGAAGGACATCGATTTCTGGCGAACAACAGCCATTAATAATATTAGATGGGGTGATTTTCCGTGGTAATTTAATTGATTTGAATCCTGATGATATAGATCAAATAGATATACTTAAAGATAATAGTGCTGCTGCAGTTTATGGTTCACAGGCAGCTAATGGAGTAATAATTATTACTTCAAAATCGGGTGAAGGAAAGAATATGAAACCTCTAATAAATTATTCAGCTAGTTATTCCTTGCAATCACCTACAGTTGAGTTTATTCCCGGTAATGGAGCAGATTTTATTAAAAAAAATACACAAATCGAATGGAAACAAAGTAGAACTCCCGAATCCGGATATCTTGAGCCTAGGCCCGATTACAATGTTTCTGCTACGTTTAAGACAAATGAACAACTTGAAAATTATTTGAATGGAAGAGAAACTGACTGGTATAATCTTTTAACAAACGACCATATTTATGTAAATAGTCACAATCTCAGTTTATCAAATAGAACAGAATACCTAAATTATTTTATTTCGCTTGGATATACTGATCAACAGGGGTATATGATTAATGAAAAATATAAAAGATACAACGCACGTATTAATGTTGACAATAAATTAACAGATTGGCTTACTATTGGAGTCCAGACCTTTGGGTCAATCAGTGACAATTCAGGCATGGTACCTTCAACATCTGATAGATATCTTATGCCATTTGAGGCTGCATATGCTGAAGATGGCAGCCTTAATCCTCTCATTGAGGGTAGAAGTGTTTCGCCTCTGGTTGAAGCAGAAGCGGATAACCTGGATAAAAGGTATAACATTTTTGGTAATTTATATGCTACAATCGATTTTCCTTTTCTAAAGGGTTTATCTTATAAGTTTAATTTTTCTAATAATCTAAGAACAACCCGGAATTATTACTTTCAGCCCTATAGTAATAATTTTCAGGGAAGAGGACAGAAATCATACAGCTATTTACATGATATGTCATCAGACAATATACTCTCGTTTAAACGTAGATTTAATAGAATACATAATCTTGATGTAACGCTACTGTATGGATTTGAAAAAAGGAAAAATGATTATACTGACGCCAGATCATCAGTTTTTATCAATGATATTTTAGGTTATAATAGCCTCCAATCAGGAAGTTCAGATTTACAGGAAACTATTTCAGGGGCTTGGGAAGAACAAAGTCTTTACAGTATGGCTCGACTTTTTTATAGTCTATACGATAAATATATGATGACAGCAACTGTTAGACGTGATGGATTTTCTGGATTCAGTGAGAATAATAAATTTGGAGTTTTTCCCTCATTAGCATTAGGCTGGGTTGCCTCGGAAGAAACTTTCTTTGAAAACTTCCTTGGTGTAATGAACTATTTGAAGATCAGAGGGTCATACGGCTCTATTGGGAATCGTACGGTTGGTCGGTACCAAACATTAGCAAAAGTTGATGGTGGTTTCAGATATGTTAACTCTTCAGGCACACCTGTTTATGCAAAATCAATCAGTGATCTTGCAAGTCCAAATTTAAAATGGGAGACAACAACAGGATTAAACTTAGGTGTTGATTTCGGTTTTTTTGATTCAAGAATTTCCGGACAAATCGAGTATTACAATAATAATACAAGAGATCTCCTTTATAGTGTAGATATTCCAAGTATCGGTAGATTCTCAAAATTTCCTGATAATCTTGGAAAGATACATAATCATGGCATTGAAATAACTTTATCAACAATCAACATTAAAGAGACTGATTTTAGTTGGACTAGCGATTTTACCTTTTCACGAAATAGGGATGAGTTAAAAGAGTTGTTGGGATTTGACAATGATGGTGATGGTAAAGAAGATGATCTTATTTCAGAAGGTCTTTTTATTGGTCATCCGCTCAGTACTATTTACCATTATCAGGTAACGGGTAAACTATACCAAATTGGGGATGACATACCTGCTACAGCGGATATCGGTTCCCAGGAAATAGTCGATCAAAATAATGACGGTAAAATAGATCCCGAAAATGATAAAATAATATTGGGATATGGTGAACCCTCTTATAGATTTAGTATTTCAAATCAATTTACATACAAAAATTGGTCTCTTAGTGTTTTTATAAATTCAGTTCAAGGTGGAAAAGATTATTATTATGCAATGGATAACATACATTATCAAACGTTGGGGACTGGTTTCTCAAATAGCGAGGATGTATATGGTCAACATTATCAATTGAATTTTCCTACTGGGTTAGATTATTGGCTACCGGAAAACCCAAATGCAAGATATCCTAGAGTTGGGACGGCTATTTCAAGTAATTTATTAGCAACATCTTTTGTACAAAGAAATTTTGTCAGGTTACAAGATGTATCATTGAGCTATAAGGTGGAAAAAAAATATCTTAATAAGTTTAATCTTGAAAACTTGAGATTTTTTATCAGTGGGAAAAACTTATATACATGGACAAAATGGCCGGGATGGGATCCTGAAACCGGTTCTGGAATAAGTAGGAATGGCCGTCCTGTATTAAAAAGTTATACATTTGGTTTAAACCTGGAATTTTAA
- a CDS encoding type II toxin-antitoxin system MqsR family toxin, with translation MRTRQDVEKFLEEIRTKEACGLITFMFLNQREKNAQALLDLDIPPDKRKEVILQLKAEDFYRIEEGVYQEQYEMVAFGKIVKGIEVYIKISVTKRNVICISFHKAEHPIIYPFKD, from the coding sequence ATGAGAACCAGACAAGACGTTGAGAAGTTCTTGGAAGAGATCAGGACCAAAGAAGCTTGCGGTTTGATAACCTTTATGTTCCTGAACCAGCGGGAAAAGAATGCGCAAGCATTGCTTGATTTGGATATACCTCCGGATAAGCGGAAGGAAGTAATTTTACAATTGAAGGCTGAAGATTTCTACAGAATAGAAGAAGGAGTCTATCAGGAGCAATACGAAATGGTGGCTTTCGGTAAAATAGTAAAAGGTATTGAAGTGTATATAAAAATCTCCGTCACCAAAAGAAACGTAATATGTATCTCATTTCATAAAGCGGAGCATCCCATCATCTATCCTTTTAAAGATTAA
- a CDS encoding DUF438 domain-containing protein, translating to MSEFINNSTQRKEMLRHLLLRLHEGDNPEILRQRLIEVLKSIPYHEVVEVEQELINSNALTEQEILEFCDLHTAVLDGSIDQQGAKQIPAGHPVDTFKKENIAIRQQLEAYEEIKKKIADITDAQVTGYVLQLRTIFNNFSDIDKHYKRKEYQLFPFLEKHLITGPPKVMWGKHDETRELLKNSHEALASPISSTEELRSIIQLVLDHTVEMIAGMIMKEEEILLPMSMDTLTEDEWYKIYQETPEFGYCLIDPEDEWAPGGVKVEKQEYVTADAIRLSSGAFNLDELEALFLHLPIDITFVDKNDKVRFFSHSPNRVFERNRSIIGRDVRMCHPPGSVHIVEQILTDFRSGKENKAVFWMSNFQGRFIYIEYSAVRGKEGEYLGVVEVTQDITTMRKLEGDQRLLSYEQR from the coding sequence ATGAGCGAATTCATCAATAACTCAACGCAGCGCAAAGAGATGCTGCGTCATCTCCTTCTCAGGCTGCACGAAGGGGACAATCCCGAAATATTGCGCCAACGGCTGATTGAAGTGCTGAAAAGCATTCCCTACCACGAAGTAGTGGAGGTAGAGCAGGAACTGATCAACAGCAATGCACTTACCGAACAGGAGATACTTGAATTCTGCGACCTGCATACGGCGGTACTCGACGGGAGCATCGACCAGCAAGGGGCAAAACAAATACCTGCAGGCCATCCGGTAGACACTTTCAAGAAAGAGAATATCGCTATCCGCCAACAGCTCGAGGCATACGAAGAGATAAAGAAAAAGATTGCGGATATCACCGATGCACAAGTGACGGGATATGTACTTCAACTGCGTACCATCTTCAACAACTTCTCCGATATCGACAAGCATTACAAACGGAAGGAGTATCAACTTTTCCCGTTTCTGGAAAAACACCTGATCACCGGGCCGCCCAAAGTGATGTGGGGTAAACATGATGAGACACGAGAATTACTGAAAAATTCGCATGAAGCGCTTGCATCACCTATTTCCAGTACAGAAGAGTTAAGATCGATTATACAGTTGGTGCTTGACCACACGGTAGAGATGATTGCCGGAATGATCATGAAAGAGGAAGAGATTCTCTTGCCGATGTCTATGGATACGCTTACTGAAGATGAATGGTACAAAATCTATCAGGAGACGCCGGAATTTGGTTATTGCCTGATCGATCCGGAGGATGAATGGGCGCCGGGCGGTGTGAAGGTGGAAAAACAGGAATATGTGACAGCCGATGCCATCCGTCTCTCTTCAGGCGCATTTAATCTGGACGAGTTAGAGGCTCTGTTCCTGCACTTACCTATCGACATCACCTTTGTAGATAAGAACGACAAGGTACGTTTCTTCTCGCACAGTCCCAACCGCGTTTTCGAACGCAACCGGTCCATCATTGGCCGCGATGTACGGATGTGCCACCCGCCCGGCAGTGTACATATAGTGGAGCAGATACTCACCGATTTCAGAAGCGGGAAAGAGAACAAGGCTGTTTTCTGGATGTCGAATTTTCAGGGACGTTTTATTTACATCGAATATTCTGCCGTCCGCGGGAAAGAAGGTGAATACCTCGGTGTAGTGGAGGTGACACAGGATATCACCACCATGCGAAAGCTGGAAGGCGACCAACGTTTGTTATCGTATGAGCAGAGATAG
- a CDS encoding cupin domain-containing protein gives MATYEKSKVIALEESIDYASGGVVSKQVTKNKVGNITLFSFDKDQGLTEHTANYDAFVQILDGEAEIRIGGVPHLLKKGDCIIMPANIPHALTAVERFKMLLTMIRGEE, from the coding sequence ATGGCAACATACGAAAAATCAAAAGTCATCGCCCTCGAAGAATCGATAGATTACGCTTCCGGCGGGGTAGTCAGCAAACAAGTCACCAAAAACAAAGTAGGGAATATCACTCTCTTCTCTTTCGATAAAGACCAGGGGCTGACCGAACATACCGCAAACTACGACGCTTTTGTACAGATACTGGACGGAGAAGCTGAAATACGGATTGGCGGTGTACCGCATCTTCTGAAAAAAGGAGATTGCATCATCATGCCGGCTAATATACCCCATGCTCTGACAGCCGTTGAGCGCTTCAAGATGTTGCTGACTATGATCCGCGGAGAAGAATAA
- a CDS encoding RNA polymerase sigma factor translates to MNVSAPDHTSLFTRFKKGDDHAFSFFYQIYINDLYAYGISLGGEKEVVKDTIQDIFLKIYFEEKDFSSIDHLKYFLLKSLKNRLYNIYKSKAVSTTTDISEDVLSFSITTTVLDRIIDEEDRVIIKQQIDDLLSKLTSRQKEAIYLRFMQELEYEEIAEIMDITQHAARKLISRSLKRLRDDEQLLLICLFMLIFS, encoded by the coding sequence ATGAACGTTTCTGCTCCCGATCATACCAGCTTATTCACAAGATTCAAGAAAGGGGATGATCATGCATTTTCCTTTTTTTATCAAATTTATATAAATGATTTGTACGCTTACGGAATAAGCCTGGGAGGGGAAAAAGAAGTTGTAAAGGATACCATTCAGGATATATTCCTGAAAATATATTTCGAAGAAAAAGATTTTTCTTCTATCGATCACTTGAAGTATTTTTTACTGAAATCTCTTAAAAACAGGCTTTATAACATCTATAAATCTAAAGCTGTTTCGACCACTACCGATATTTCTGAAGATGTTCTCAGCTTTTCCATCACGACAACCGTATTAGATAGGATTATCGATGAAGAAGACCGCGTTATTATTAAACAGCAGATAGATGACCTCCTTTCAAAACTTACTTCCCGCCAAAAGGAAGCTATATATCTCCGTTTTATGCAGGAACTGGAATATGAGGAAATTGCCGAAATAATGGATATAACACAACATGCCGCACGGAAGCTGATTTCCCGTTCCCTGAAACGGTTGAGGGACGACGAACAACTACTATTGATCTGTTTATTTATGCTGATCTTTTCTTAA